TCTTTCACATCAACTGTGAGCTGAGAAACATCCTCAACCCTCGACTCGTCCAAAGAAACAAAATTGTCCTCAGGAGGCCCAAAAAGTTGTTTGTAGTAATTTGTGATATATGCCTTTAGGTTCTCCTGCCCTAAAATCGTTccctcatcttgctcaagctgaaagattctctACTTTTGGTGCTTGCCATTCGCAATCATGTGGAAAAATTGTGTGTTATCATCCCCTTGGACGATTTTGCGAACTTTAGCTCGCAGaacccacttcaattcctcctcacGGAGCAGTTCTTTCAATCTTAACTCCACCTCCACTTTAGTTTCCAGTTCTCTGGTATCTAATATGGAGGACTCCACTTTTAAATCTAGGGATTGAATAAGCAAAAGGAGCCTTTCTTTCTCAGCCTTATAAATCCCACCCAGATGCTTAGCCCAACCCCGCAAGAATTGTCGTAAATGCCTGATCTTATTTTGCCAACGCTCAACATTCGTTCTCCCTCCTGAATCTTTCGCCCATTCTCTTGCTATTAGATCCAGaaacccttctctttcaaaccatgctGATTCGAAAGAAAACGTACTCCTGTTCCCCACGTGCGTTGCCTCACCTGAGTCTACCAACAATGGGGTATGATCAGAGATTGCACGTGAGAGTGCTTGGACCGTCACAAGGGGAAACTTTTGTTCTCACTCGACGCTCGCTAGGACCCGGTCCAGCTTCTCAAAGGTCGGGATCGGTAGTGTGTTAGCCCAAGTGAATTTTCTATCAGAAAGCTCAATCTCTCGAAGGTCTAAGCTTTCAATAATTGTActaaacataaacgaccatctgtcgtcaaagttatcattgtttttTTTGTCTCGTCTACAAATGAAGTTAANNNNNNNNNNNNNNNNNNNNNNNNNNNNNNNNNNNNNNNNNNNNNNNNNNNNNNNNNNNNNNNNNNNNNNNNNNNNNNNNNNNNNNNNNNNNNNNNNNNNNNNNNNNNNNNNNNNNNNNNNNNNNNNNNNNNNNNNNNNNNNNNNNNNNNNNNNNNNNNNNNNNNNNNNNNNNNNNNNNNNNNNNNNNNNNNNNNNNNNNNNNNNNNNNNNNNNNNNNNNNNNNNNNNNNNNNNNNNNNNNNNNNNNNNNNNNNNNNNNNNNNNNNNNNNNNNNNNNNNNNNNNNNNNNNNNNNNNNNNNNNNNNNNNNNNNNNNNNNNNNNNNNNNNNNNNNNNNNNNNNNNNNNNNNNNNNNNNNNNNNNNNNNNNNNNNNNNNNNNNNNNNNNNNNNNNNNNNNNNCTACCAGTTTCTGACAGGGCAATAAAATCCAATTTGTGATCAATAGAAGCATCcgctagaaaccttcttttagccaagtccttaagacctctgctattccaaaaaaatCCTTTCAtctttcatcatgaaattttttagttgttcggatcctagcacttctacgcacGGCCGACGCCGGATAAATCCTACGACTCCATTTGCGTTTAGGTTTGTTTTGTTCCTCTACCCGGTCCTCACAATCGAACTCGGTGGACACATCCACTTGGGAATCAGCAATAATGGAGTCCCTTGGGGAAATAGCATAGGAGTCCTCCTCATTCTCAGGAGGAGAGGGTGCCAGATCCGCATAAAAGCTATCAAGCACATTGACCCCCAGAGCATCAACATAAGAATCGTTCATAGGTTTAACAACCGCTAGGTTTCTAATCATCTCTAAAGCGCGCTCCGCTTCGAGATCCAAGAGATCATTAACCGACTCAACGACTTCATCGCCATTTCTACCCAGAGAAACACCCAACTGATTTGCGTTATGAATAATCTCATCATTAGAAAAAAGCAAGATAGAATTGAAAGTGTTGATTGACATACCAACAGTGACCTCAatatcacgaagcttggccgcccgcatGGCGCATCGTAGCTGCATGTCATCAACGTCCGGCCGATCCTGTAGGTGACAGCTCATCTGTCGACCATCAGAGATCGGGTCCGGAATCCCTCCAAAAGTGATGATGTCATCGCGGGTGACCCCGTTCAGGGTAAGGCCTCCTGCCCAACCCCCAACAGGGCTCAACTGAGCTGGACCAGCCGGAGAGCTGCCCTGCGTCGGAAGCACCGACGAAGCCCCCTCAGCCATCACCGCCACCGGGCACGACACGCCCAGCAAGCTCAGACCAAGACCACCAGTTGGGACCTGAGCAAGCGTCGCCCCCTCCAGGGACAGCCGGGGAGAGGAAGAGGCGGGGGCCACCTGCCCGCACCCCCTCCCGAGCCAGTAGCTTCTCCTGCGCGTGGCGCGGCCACCAAGGGAGAGGTAAGGGCGGGGGCCTCCTTCCCACACCCCCTCCCGGAGAGTCACCTCCAGGTATGTGAAGAACATCCGCAACGCCGCCTGGCGTCGACGGACTCCTCATCCGCAGAGAAGCACCATCCCGATCAAGGAGAGATTTTTTCCTAGCAAAAGCTCCCTTAGACCTTAGGTATAACTCTTTTTGTTTGCGAAACTAGTAGAATCATGTGAAAATTCATGATTTCTCCTGATGCAATTAGGAATGCAAATTTGCGACCCTCGGGGTACCCTCGGACCCTTTTTAGTTCAACCAAATGAACTAAATTTTCAATAGATGTAACTTCTAGAAAACTAGTTCTAAATTGGATATTCGGAAACAAAACACAGGCGTTGATGTTCTGTTGCCCGGCCACTGTGTAATACATAAGCAGAACAAGTAAAACAGTTCCCCCGCAATAAAAAGAACAAGTAAGATGTTGCAACTGTTATCCTAATTTTAGAAGAACTCCAGTTTCAAACGAGACTGATTTTTTTTTCCAAATAttgtcactctctctctctctctctctccaaatgTGAAAAAATACCAGGAATTACATAAGGAATCTCAGTTATGCTTGATGTCCAAAGAAGAAAACAAAGGAAGAAAAACCATGGTCTTTGTGTGTCTGTGTGAAGGGGGTGCAACGTACTCTTAAAAGTACACAGATAAACTCTGGCCCTTCATGCAACGGTTGATTCACCGTTAAACCATGATCTTTTATGGATAAGCGCAATCTTGGGGTTATTTTCCCATTCTCACATGGTGCAAACTGAGAAATCAACGGAATAGAAAATGTGGTCACCTTACAAATGAACCCACATTAGCTTTCTGATGTCACTGAATTTACTTATATGGATATATGCACatctgacatagtatctcaagttcTAAACATACGTTCTTGTTTTTTGCAGCGCCAGACATACTGGGTACCTAGTTGCTGGTTACATAACTACTAGTGACGACATTATGGGCATGTTGGAAACTAGGGCCACATGGTTGGCCATAGCTATTTTTTTCATAACTGTTGTAGCCACCAAGATTTCAAGACGGAAACGCAATGTCCGCTCGTTGTCCACACCACTTCCTCCTGTCGTGAATGTCCTCACTCTCTTACCTTCGTTTTTTAACAATGGTTTTTGGGTTACAATCAATGATCTGTATACAAGGTTCGGCACTGTATTTACAGTAAATTTGTTTGGACCAAAGATAACCTTGTTGGTTGGACCGGAGGTCTCAACTCATTTCTTCCAAGGGCTGGAGTCAGAGATTAGCTTTGGTAATTTCGCTGAGGTCACCATTCCACTATTTGGCCAAGAAGTTCTTTATGGTGTAGATCCCGCAACTCGTAACGAGCAAGTAAATTTCATTGTTGATGTATTAGAGCCATCCAAGATGCGAAGCCTCGTTGATCCCATATTTCATGAAGTAGAGGTACATCTAAAAGCAATATTCACTTTATTTTGACTCCCTATGGCTTTTCTTcaattttgctatttatttttgtgGTTTCATATATTCGACAATACACCTCTTCAACAGGCAGTTTGCTTGCGTAAATTCCATTACTTAAACTAAGTCAGTACTAAGTTGACTACATGTGTTTCCACAAAAAATAAATACACATGTATGACTTGGTTTCGGCCAGGGGATGCAAATTTGGAACCAAAAGGGCACCCTTGTACCCTCCTTAGGCCCTGTTTGTTTCATAAGTCCtatgactttttctagtcccaactaaaaagtccctagtccctaaaaagtccctccctgtttgttttcagagactaaaaagtccctagtcctttcctagaggttattaaatgaccatgttgcccctagtatatagaaaaataacaatcaaacaacaccatgggatgGCAGGCCAATGAATGCAtgcaggggcattgttggaaaagtctcaaaaaagactctccttgagagtcttcttcatttagtcccaaatgcctactttagtccctaaaaagtccctcccgtttggtaaaaaagtctctaagagggactttttctagtccctacacaaaaaagtccctgaaaacaaacacccccttaGTTCAACTAAGTGAACTAAACTTTCAGTATCTGTCATTAGCTTTGGATAGAAAATGTAAATGATAGGAGTAGTGATAGCATGCATGTGTGCCGCACTTGACTGATTGATTTCTAATACTTTTATGCAGACCTACTTTGCAAAGTGGGGACAAGATGGCACAGTTGATCTTAAACATGAACTCGAGCATGTTCTCATGTTTATATCATGTCGGTGCCTGCTTGGATATGAGATTCAAGAGACGATGTTGGAAGAAGTATACTCATTGTTCCATGAACTTGAGAATGGCTTAAACTATTTCAGTTACTTGTTTCCATATATGCCAACCCCGACAAACCGCCGACgtgacaaggcacacatcaggctgAAAGAAATATTCAGTACAACCATTAGGTCACGCAGAAGCTCCGGCCGAGTCGAAGATGATGTAATGCAGAGGCTGATGAATTCCAAGTATAAAGATGGCCGCTCCACAACAGAAGCAGAAATTTCGGGCATAATCATGGCCCTCATCTTTGCTGGAAAACACCCAAGCTCTAGCTCTAGTATATGGGCGGGAGCTTTCATGCTGAGCAACACCAAGTTCTGAATGGCTGCTGTGGAGGAGCAAAAACATATCATTAGCAAGTATGATAATCAAGTAAGCTACAATGCCTTATTAGAGATGGATACCCTGCATAGTTGCATCAAGGAGGCAATTAGGATGCGTACTCCATCGCAAATGTTAACTCGCAAGGCACATAAGAAATTCAAGGTGCATACCcaagaaggaaaggaatatcacatACCTGCAGGGCATAACATCGTAATCCCTACGGCACTCAACAATAAGCTGGCACATGTTTACAGTGACCCTCATGTGTATGATCCTGATCGGTTTGGTTCTGCAAGAGACGAGGACAAAGTTGGTGGCAAGTTCTCTTTCACGACATTTGGTGGTGGAAGGCATATGTGCCCTGGCATGTCCTTTGCTTACCTTCAAATGAAACTGATATGGAGCCATCTGCTAAGAAACTTTGATCTCAAACTAATATCTCCTTTCCCAGATGCAGACTTGAGCATGCTGGGCCAAGAGCCTAAAGGAAAACTAATGGTAAGTTATAAGAGACGTCGGTTGCTGTGCCGCTAGCCGTTGATAAAGTAGTAATATTAGTAACTATACCTAGTTAATATTAGTGTAGAATAAGAATTTGGGTGTGGAAAGGTTCGCCCCGAAGAAGGTTTTCCTGCTGTCTCCAAATTCAGTTAGAGTTGATTTCATTTACTCCAGGTTGTAATTGGACTTATAAGCCCTCCCTAGTCGGTAAATACATGCAGTCAAGTTGAATCTATTTTCGCTACCTCGTCTTCTCTCTCCTCTGCCCCTTGTGTTGCTGCCCTGACGACGCCTATCAACGATAGGTCGTAAAGTGTAAATTGTTGATAGATGCATGCAAGGCAGATTTCCACACCTTGCAAGTCCACCACAAGATGAACACATAGAAAACAACGATCCTAATCCAATCACTAAAAATTACCGCCTCTTTGTCTTTGGCTTCAAGAGCTGCTGACTTGCCTGACATTACACGCTTCAGAACCCTGCAATGCCGTTTAGTGTGCTTGGGACATAGAAGATTACCCTTGTCGTCCGTAGTGACCATCGGTGGATGGCTTTTTCAGGATGTCACCATCGGTGGTCACCTTTTTGCGAGGCTGCCACACGTTCTGGTCACCCTTGCCTTTTCCGAAAAAaggtttcccccgctttgtatacaaagcaaccaaccgaaccatacatggata
Above is a window of Triticum dicoccoides isolate Atlit2015 ecotype Zavitan chromosome 5B, WEW_v2.0, whole genome shotgun sequence DNA encoding:
- the LOC119306979 gene encoding obtusifoliol 14-alpha demethylase-like; protein product: MGMLETRATWLAIAIFFITVVATKISRRKRNVRSLSTPLPPVVNVLTLLPSFFNNGFWVTINDLYTRFGTVFTVNLFGPKITLLVGPEVSTHFFQGLESEISFGNFAEVTIPLFGQEVLYGVDPATRNEQVNFIVDVLEPSKMRSLVDPIFHEVETYFAKWGQDGTVDLKHELEHVLMFISCRCLLGYEIQETMLEEVYSLFHELENGLNYFSYLFPYMPTPTNRRRDKAHIRLKEIFSTTIRSRRSSGRVEDDVMQRLMNSKYKDGRSTTEAEISGIIMALIFAGKHPSSSSSIWAGAFMLSNTKF